Sequence from the Methanobacterium alkalithermotolerans genome:
AAATCAAATCCCTTAACCAGGTAAGCTGTTACAGCTGCTGAAAAAGAACAACCACTGCCATGGGTGTTATTACTTTCTATTAATTCTCCCTGGAAAATTTCCACTTTACCATTAAAAAAAATGTTATTTCCTTCCAGATGCCCCCCGGTTACTACCACGTCACAATATTTACCTATCTTCCGGGCGGCTTTAATAGCATCATCTTTATTTTTAATAGGGGTTCCGGATAATATTTCTGCTTCAGGAATGTTAGGGGTTACCAGGATTGATTTTTTTAAAAGATATTTTTTCAGAGAATCTGCCAAACCCTGCCGGGATAGTTTACCCCCTGATCCGGCCACCATAACCGGATCCACCACCATTTTAAGCTGGTATTCTTTTACCTTTTTAGCTAGAGAACGAATTATATCCGGTGAATAAAGCATTCCCGTTTTTCCAAAAATAATATCTGCATCTTCCATAACCAGGTCTATCTGCTCTTCTATAAATTCAGGGCTAATGGGATATATCCCGGATACTCTTTTAGCATTTTGAGCAGTAAGGGCAGTTATAACCCCGGTTCCATATACTCCTAATGCAGAAAAAGTTTTAATATCATTTAATATTCCCGCACCAGCTGAAGGGTCATATCCTGCTATAGAAATGGCAATCATAATATCTCACGACGAATTTCTAATCTATCTGATCCCCGGTGGGGATTAACACTTAAGGGGATTTTATTTAAGAATTCCCGGGTATGGGTACCTTCCCCATGCAATATAATTTCACCTAAATCTTCGGCAGTATTAACATCCAGAGATAAATAAAAGGAGTCATAGATCTCATAACTCAAATCCTTCCTATTTGCTTCTTTAATGTGCTCAAAGAAGCTGTAATCCCCAAATTTTAATTCCATATCTCCTGGCTTGAAAAGTAATGCATTTGTTCCTCCGCCTTTTGCAGGGGCAATTACCATGTCATACTTATTAGACTGGTTAATAAAATTTTGGGGCTGAGCTTTTCCTATAAGGGGGATGTCTGAAGGAGTGATTAGCACCTTATGACATTCAGGGGCACACCATTCCATAGCCTGGTTTAGAGCACCATTCAAATCAGTCTGACCTTTTTCCTGCAGTATACTGATTCCTAAATCATAGGCAAAATCCAGAACATCCTCATCTGCACTTATAACCACTACCTCACTAACCAGGTCCTTTAAACTATTACTCACATCGGTTAGCATGGCTTTTAGAATACCTTCTCGTTCTGAAGGGGATAAAGTAGGGGATAAACGTGTTTTCGCATGAGAAAATCGTGATACTGGTATTATGGCATACAATTTTTCCATATTAGATCTCCTGCATAATAAAAGTTAATATATTTAATTTTTTCATTAATTTCAAATTCCAATGAATTCACTTATTATTCCTGAAATCTGATCCCACCAACTTTTAGGGGGATTCATAAGGTTTGTATTGGTACTTATATTGCCCATATCGTTTTCTGTAAGATTAAACTGAGTCATAACTTCTATTTTGGATGTTGATATATTATTCTGGAGTTCAAAAGAAGATATGCCTTGTTTTCTACTCAGGGAAAGAGCTTCCCCTTCATAAATATTCACTTCACCATCACTTACCAAAATCCATATTTTTAACTGGGTTTTAAAGGCTTCAGCAGGGTTTTGTGGATTGGAATTACTTATTAAATCCATAATCAGTTGAGGGGCTTTTGTAGAAACTGCCAGCTCTGCTTCTTCCTGAGCATTGGTTTCTGGTTCAATGCAGTAAGCCAAGACAGTCCCGTTATTTTGGGGTGATATAATTTCTTCTCTGGCAATAACCAGATCTTCTGAAGAATTACTGATTAGAGTATAACCTTTTTCAACTTTAATGGCCTCTTCACCTTTATTAACAATGGTCACTTCATGGGGAACAGATCCCGCTGGTGTTTTTTGGATTATGGTAATAGTGCCAGCAGCATAAGCTTGCTCAATATCTAATTCTTGATTAGATAAAAAATTTAAGGATCCAAAGACCCCGGCAAATAAAAATATGGCCATTACCACTAAAACTACCCTGAAATTCATAATTTTCCTCTAATAGGTTCTTGCCAGTAAAGCTCGACAGGTTGCTTTACTGCTGCAGTGGAAACAGACACCACCGTCTTCTTCTTTTTGAACACCTAATATGTCTACTCTAATTTTCTCTTCGATTTCTTTACCGCATTCTTCATTACCGCACCAGTCAAAGGAGATAACTCCTTTATTATTTTCTATTTCGTCCCGGGCTTCTTCCAATCCTTCAACCGGACGGATATTAGAATTCATTTTGGCCCAGGCTTTTTCTTTCATATGGGATGTGATGGATTTAAGGGTGTTTTCTACTTCATCACAGATATTATCTAAATTAGCACTGAATTTTTCCCCATTATCTCTTCTGGATAGTACTGCACTATTTTTTTCTAGATCTCTAGGCCCTATTTCAATCCGGAGGGGCACTCCCCTCATTTCCCACTCATAATATTTTTTACCTGCCCGGATATCCCTATCATCCAGGTGAACCCGGAATCCTTCTTTTTCCAGTGAAGATTTTAAACTTCTGCATTTTTCTAAAACTTCCTCACCCTTCTTTTTGAAGATTATAGGCACAATAACTATTTGTTTTGGGGAAACAGCAGGAGGTAAACAAAGTCCTGAGTCGTCTCCATGAATACCAATAACAGAGGCTATAACTCTATCAGATAGCCCATAACAGGTCTGATATCCCAATTTGTGATCCCCTTCTGGATTTTCAAAAGTTATTTCAAAGGTTTTAGCAAAGGTCTGTCCCAGATTATGCACCGTTCCAATTTGCAGGCTTTTACCATCAGGCATTATGGTGTCAAAGGCCATGGTGTAATCTGCTCCCGGGAACTTATCCCACACCGGGCGCCGGGTAATTACATAGGGCAGGGCCAGCATATCAAAATATTCTTTATATATTTCAATTGCTTTTTCAACCTGCTCTTCTGCTTCCTTCCGGGTTGAATGAACAGTATGGGCCTCAGTAAAGGTAGTTATTTCCCTTACCCTGATTAGGGGGCGGGTGTGCTTGGTCTCATAACGGAAGGTATTAACGGTCTGATAAACTTTAAGGGGTAAATCAGTATGGGAACGTACCCACAAGGCGAACATGGGATACATTGCAGTTTCACTGGTTGGCCTTAAAGCGAGTTTTTGATTAAGTTCAGTTAAACCTCCGTGGGTAATCCAATAAACTTCATCCTCAAATCCCTTAACATGAATTCCTTCTTTAGCCAATTCACCTTCAGGGATTAAAAGAGGGAATAATACTTCATCATGATCTCTATCTAAAATGTTTTTTAGAATATTCAAAATTTCTTTCCTTAATTGGAATCCATGGGGAAGCCAAACATGCATACCTTTAACTGGATAACGGGAGTCTATTATTTCTGCTTCCTCTAAAATATCGTGAAACCATTCACTGAAATCTGTCATTTTTTCACCGTGATTTGCTGTAATAAACTTGTAAATATAACTAATTGATTTATAGGGTTTTAATAATAAATATTTATAATATAAATTTATTTAAAACAAGACTTTTTTCTTTACTATTTTTCTATTTGAAATATGGATAAATGTAGAGGTCTGTACTTAATATTATTCTACAAATTAACCAGATTTAATCATTATAATTAGTTAAATGATATTCAAATATATAATCTACTAATTTGATTAAATCTATAAATTTATGGGCATAGAAAAATTTTAAATCCAAAATTACTTTATTCAGGGTATTTAAAAATATATTGATATTTATTAAGATATTTACTTCAGGAAAGATAAAATGGATTCTAAGAAAATTCAACTACCACGGGAAATTCATACCGGAGCGGGGGTCATAGGCAAGACAGGAGAAATATGCCGTGATTTAAGATTCAAAGGTAAAGTTCTGGTGGTTAGCGGACCAAAAACCCTTAAAATTGGCGGAGAAAAGGCTATTGAAAGTTTACAAAATGCAGGTTTTGAGGTAGATGCCTTTAAAATTAGTGAAGCATCTCAAAAATCAGTAAGGGAAATACAAAACCAATTAGATGGAGCATCACTGGTTTTAGGTGTCGGTGGAGGCAAGGTGATTGATGTGGCCAAACTAGCCTCCACTAAATCAAATTTGCATTTTATAAGCATCCCCACGGCTGCTTCCCACGATGGAATTGCTTCTCCCCGTGCTTCTATAAAAGATAAAAATGGAACCGTCTCTCTTGAAGCACAATCCCCTATTGGGGTAATTGCAGATACTGAAATTATAAGTAAGGCTCCCTTTAAATTATTGGCTGCAGGATGTGGGGATATTGTATCCAATTATACTGCTATTCTTGATTGGAAATTAGCTAATCGCCTTTTAAATGAAAATTATAGTGAATCTGCCTCAGCTTTATCTTTAATGACTGCTAAACTAATAATTGAATCGGCTGATGCAATTAAAGAAGGTCTGGAGAAAAGTGCCAAGCTGGTGGCTAAATCCCTGATAAGTAGCGGGATTGCCATATCCATTGCTGGAACTAGTAGGCCTGCTAGCGGATCTGAACATAAATTCAGCCATGCTCTGGATGAAGTGGCCCCTAAACCA
This genomic interval carries:
- the proS gene encoding proline--tRNA ligase; this translates as MTDFSEWFHDILEEAEIIDSRYPVKGMHVWLPHGFQLRKEILNILKNILDRDHDEVLFPLLIPEGELAKEGIHVKGFEDEVYWITHGGLTELNQKLALRPTSETAMYPMFALWVRSHTDLPLKVYQTVNTFRYETKHTRPLIRVREITTFTEAHTVHSTRKEAEEQVEKAIEIYKEYFDMLALPYVITRRPVWDKFPGADYTMAFDTIMPDGKSLQIGTVHNLGQTFAKTFEITFENPEGDHKLGYQTCYGLSDRVIASVIGIHGDDSGLCLPPAVSPKQIVIVPIIFKKKGEEVLEKCRSLKSSLEKEGFRVHLDDRDIRAGKKYYEWEMRGVPLRIEIGPRDLEKNSAVLSRRDNGEKFSANLDNICDEVENTLKSITSHMKEKAWAKMNSNIRPVEGLEEARDEIENNKGVISFDWCGNEECGKEIEEKIRVDILGVQKEEDGGVCFHCSSKATCRALLARTY
- the thiD gene encoding bifunctional hydroxymethylpyrimidine kinase/phosphomethylpyrimidine kinase, translated to MIAISIAGYDPSAGAGILNDIKTFSALGVYGTGVITALTAQNAKRVSGIYPISPEFIEEQIDLVMEDADIIFGKTGMLYSPDIIRSLAKKVKEYQLKMVVDPVMVAGSGGKLSRQGLADSLKKYLLKKSILVTPNIPEAEILSGTPIKNKDDAIKAARKIGKYCDVVVTGGHLEGNNIFFNGKVEIFQGELIESNNTHGSGCSFSAAVTAYLVKGFDLEKALKQADSFVKESIRQGQYGTLNQFWNHEI
- a CDS encoding NAD(P)-dependent glycerol-1-phosphate dehydrogenase codes for the protein MDSKKIQLPREIHTGAGVIGKTGEICRDLRFKGKVLVVSGPKTLKIGGEKAIESLQNAGFEVDAFKISEASQKSVREIQNQLDGASLVLGVGGGKVIDVAKLASTKSNLHFISIPTAASHDGIASPRASIKDKNGTVSLEAQSPIGVIADTEIISKAPFKLLAAGCGDIVSNYTAILDWKLANRLLNENYSESASALSLMTAKLIIESADAIKEGLEKSAKLVAKSLISSGIAISIAGTSRPASGSEHKFSHALDEVAPKPALHGEQCGVGTIMMMHLHGGDWEFIRDTLKKMKAPTTAYELGIDPEHIIDALTTAHKIREDRYTILGDRGLTREAAESLATKTEVI
- the cofC gene encoding 2-phospho-L-lactate guanylyltransferase encodes the protein MEKLYAIIPVSRFSHAKTRLSPTLSPSEREGILKAMLTDVSNSLKDLVSEVVVISADEDVLDFAYDLGISILQEKGQTDLNGALNQAMEWCAPECHKVLITPSDIPLIGKAQPQNFINQSNKYDMVIAPAKGGGTNALLFKPGDMELKFGDYSFFEHIKEANRKDLSYEIYDSFYLSLDVNTAEDLGEIILHGEGTHTREFLNKIPLSVNPHRGSDRLEIRREIL